Genomic window (Cucumis sativus cultivar 9930 chromosome 2, Cucumber_9930_V3, whole genome shotgun sequence):
GCTTTTATGGAtcatatgaaaaagaaaaaagaaaagaaaagggtccTCTCGCGTGCTCATGAAAAACCCTCTATAACTCCAAATTTTCATCCATTATTCACTCACCCTTTTTCCTTTGAGCTAGTTGACTCTCTTCTATTTCTCCCACCATTCCATCGTGTTGATATCAAAGCTCGATGTTTTGATCCAGCTAGCTCTCACATATTGTTGaactcattctctctctcGAGTTGGAGTAATGTGTCGAGGTAGATTATTATACTGTAGTGTGAGAGATTGAACCTTTGACCTCATGGAGATGTAGGAGAAAATACTTGTTAGGAAAAAAACTCAATCCTACTCTTGAAAtaagtataaaattaaagaaatttaaacaacaaaaatagaatattatgAACGGTTCAAAAACTGAAAGTCGGccaccattaaaaaaaagtttgttatgCATGTGAAAAATTGTTGTCAATAACACAAAGTCTTGATTTTTCGGTCTCAATTTACAAAGCAATTTATCAAaacttttgtactttttaaatCAAAGTGCAACAAATAGAATTCAAACtcaagtttatatatatactcaagcttaaagtttttttttaacgatagaatttaaaattaaatatataaccattttttatagTGCGTGGAGTTCATACCTTTCTTTAACATTTGTTTGATATAGAACAACTActcttttaatattcttttttattcaaaactcTATAATATGTGTAAACATACATCTAATCGTTATATCTGGcctcttaaaattaaattttcaagtgTTAGAACGTACAtccttaaatatataataccTTTATTttgaggagaaaaaaaaattttcttttcttttctttatcacATTACCAttctatatagtatatatatagaaagttataatttataatcaaGAGTTATATTATGAAAGTCGTAGTGTTTggattttcaaaaatcactttaagaaaaacaatcattttttttaagagacAATTTTAAAGAGAGGTATAAGCtttcaattgaaaaagaaataaagtaaaatacaTGATATCACCattctttacaaaaataatttctacCTTGACCATATGAAAATATCCTTTTGAAAAAGgattggttttattttattttattttatttaaaattttcaaataagtacTCTCTTCAAATTTAGCTTTTAACcctttcaaataatatatataatctccATATATTAGCAtgtaattgtttaattaattagcattcaataataatatataatagagATGATTAAAATGGAGTTAGTGtccaattaataatttattggtTGCTAATTTGTCACATGCATGGCAGTAGCCTAGTCTCATTAATTCtccatcatatatatatatataccactAGGAAAATCATGAGAAAAATGGTAAACGTTTGAGTACTTAGATTGGAATGATTGCTGCCTTCTTAACCCTAATTTTCAGCCTCTTCAAATAGAcatcatatatttattattaaagaaaaagactaTACTATTACTACgttctaaaaagaatatttatcacctgtaaaaaattatagaagttctactcttttttagtacaacaatggGTCAGGATTGAAGAATTCGAATCATAGTTTCCACCTCTATAATGAAAAATCACGTCAGACGAAATTAAAGTCGACATCATACAAGTGATTGCTTTTTCCTAAATGTAATTAAAGTGAATGAcgaaacaaaagaaacttaTAAGGGAACCGTGAAAGTGGCTTTTTGAAtgtataaattttcaataactaaATACTACAGAgtaaatagttatcaaacgaGAAATTAAAGTATCTCTATTAATTTCTCTCGAGAACGTATAGCTAaggttagattttttttttctatatatgcTTTTAtagaacattttaaaaaagaggaAGCTTTTTCCACACCTAGAAAATGTAAACAAGAGCATgctatatatttctttctcctttccttttcctttttctttttcttccttctctttcttgttTGGTAATGAgtaaaactaaagaaaatcataataaGCAACCAACACCTCTACCTTTTttatctaacttttttttatcaactaaTTTAGACCAAATCAAACTACAAagttttccttcttttttttttttctaaatgaattGGAGTATAATTATTCTACATTAatctaatgttttttttaattattagaaaaaagttagagaggaaaagaaaatgataataaaagggaaatttttgaagaagaacaaaaagttAGGATATATGGAAGGCAGGATGGattttaatgtttctttttttgtttttctttctttctttctttattgtaAGGTGACAAAGACATGTGAATACCTTTGATAATGCTCATTCATACcattgataaaaaagaaaaaggtttatACATTCTCCCAAGAAAAAATCAGACATAGATTCCTCTATCTCTCTCATACACAATTTTGATAGAGGAGTTGCATTCTTTTTAGAGTAgggttttgaaaaaacaaaacaaaaaacaaaatattgagaCGTTTGGatatagtttaaaagaattgacaAAAAGACACTATCTATAATGAAGCCTTCATTCCATACGTAGAATAGATTGATGTACACATTATAAGATGAGCACTTAGagttttggtatcttaatgataattttaagGTCTCAACGATCACATAATTTCTATTGTCGGTTGGAAACGCGATCAAAGATTCTACATCATCGATTAGATAAATGAAGGTGAAGGtgaatattttgattgatatgAAATCTTTTATGGTTAATATTTGGAGGGGGGTTATAAgtattcttttcttgtttctgACCCATATTTGTTGAAGTAAACTgtgtttaaaatgaatatattgaaagacaacaaaaagaaaacctaacATATTTTTTCCCACCCTTCTGTtctttgggtttctttttattttctatctgtcatatgtatgtataaaggagaggagaggagagagagTCAGAGTCATaaccaagaaagaaaaagaaaaaaaaaaagacagaCATTCTTTTGGAAGAAAGtcagaaaaagataaataataaaataacacaacatatatatattatatgtatattcaTGATTGAGAATAGTGTAATTATTCACATCACATGAGTTTGCAATAGTGATCATCATGAGAATCACATTGAAGCAATTATGTGATTTCTTCTTTAtacacctttttcttttgcatatatatatatacaaaacaaataacacaaaaaaaaaaaactgtaatgtaatataatataatgataaataatccTTCtcattaataaacaaataattataacaaaacaaaacaactttcattttttgttttttctctctatatacATGAGATTTTACaataaggaaagaaagaaataaagtgATTAGAAATAATCAAAATGGTGATTAGGGATTTGGTAAGGTTGTTGTCTTTGTTTCTTACTTAATTTGGGTAAATAATTAGAAGGGTGTTTAGAGTAATTAAGGttgttaataatattgttgttgGGGATTTGTGGAGGTCGTACGGATCTAATTAAAGCCCAATTAATTCCTTTGAAAAATTCATGTCTTTTAATCTCAACTGATCCTTTTAAACTcccaattcttttttttggatttttcacCAAaagtttcttaattaaatcCTCAACTTTCACCATTTCTTCATATTCTTTGCTGCTACTAATCCCAATTCTTGGAAATTTCAATGGCTGCTTCAATATATTCATCAACGTCTTCTCATTGTTTTCCCCTTTAAACGGCGTTTTCCCATACAACATTTCGTATAAGAATATCCCCAACGTCCACCAATCCACTCCGCTGCCGTGTCCCTGCCCGGAAATCACCTCCGGAGCTAAATACTCATGGGTTCCCACGAATGACTTCGACCGGGCATTTATCGGTTCCGCTATTAATTCTGGTTCTGGGTCGAATTCCTCGCCACTGTAGATGGAGTCGGAGGCGTGTTCGGTGATGGTGGTGACGGTGGTGGATTTTTGGCGACGGGAGAGGGAGAAACAAGAGAGGACGGGTTGGATGGGTGCGGCAGCgcaggaggaggaggaagtgGAGAAGCTGTAGGAGGAGGATCTAACGTGGCGGTCGGAAGCGGTGGTACGGGAACGGAGGAGCTTTGGAACGACGTCGCATTTGAGGCAGAGATCGAAATCGGAGAGCATGATATGGCCGTCTTCTCTAACTAAAACGTTTTCCGGCTTTAAATCTCTATAAATGATGCCCATCATGTGTAGATACTCAAGAGCTAAAATTATCTCCGCCGCATAAAACCtatattaaagaagaagaaaattgcaTTAGGATTGTTAATTATACTACCCGACGAGTGGGTTACAACACATCATGAAGATTTGAAtcttagaaaataaagtacCGATCGGTtatatttcacaaaaattaatttataattcaatGTATTGGTATAAGATAAAGTACTTTGACAAAAATAGTTGAGTATAGTCTAATTagttatattcatttttgcACATCTTACtacaaaatcatatatatataatttgtcatgcaatactcttttttttttttttttttttttacttttcaaagaaaagaaattttgtctCCAAACTTTTgactttaattcatttttgttccaaTTAAAAGTGACAactttatatttctttaaaattagttaaagagaaaatgaaggaaccaaaatggttatttttaaaaaaatttagagacaaAATATGAACATTTGGAAAGCACATGCATgactaaaataaactaaagtttGCTGCAAATAGTATGATATATAGTGAGATACACATGGATATAGATATATTGAACTCAAATATAATTTCTagaatacatacatacatatatatatatatagctcaTCCCAactaaaaagaacaaaagcaaacatgcaaaaaggaaaaaggaaaagaaacaaaggttGTCAAATTATGGTTTTGActaatattattgtatatatttgcTATAActaataaaagttaattttagcccaaaaaacaaaagagagaataatggaaaataataattgagaaaaatggaGTGAATTTAAAGAAGGAGGATGGGAGTACTTACTTAGCAGAAGGAATGGAGAAGCGTTTATTGGGAAGACGTAACCTGGCAGCATACAAATCACCACCAGGACAAAACTCCATAACCAAACAAGAATAATGAGAAGCTTCAAAATGAGCATAAAGAGTTGGCAAAAAAGGGTGATCTAGCAATTTCaatatttccttttccatATCTGCCCTTCTCTCTTTATTCCTTACACATACAGCTTCTCTATCAACCACTTTCATGGCGTAAAACCACTTTGGTAATCCCACCATTGGATTCCTTATCTCACATAAATATACATTCCCAATATCTCCGCTCCCCACCCGCCGTATTAGCCGGAAATCCTCCAACCCCACTTCCCCTTTCGCTCGCCGTAGCCACCGCATCGCCTCCCATCCCACTTCGTTTGCTTTGTGTGGCTTCACCATCATCGTACCGCTTGTAATGTTCTCAAGGCCACCCCCGTCTGCGGCTGAGCTGCTGCTGCGACGCCTACTCCCGAAACTGAGGTTGCTCATCCAGCTACGGGTTGAGTCTGGGACGGTTATGGAAGAGGAGCAACTGCTGTCGTAGTCCGACCACTCGTCTCTTCCTATACTTCCGGCCATCGTCTTCCGGCGGaattaattttactttgattggaataaaaagtttagtgagaaaacagagaaagaaagaaagcaataaagaGAGAGCGAGGTTTCTGATTTGTGGGTTtgtggggtttttttttaaaatatatatatagacaaaGTTTGAGTGTGGGCCTTTGTTTTAGTacaatatcattattattattattgagcatttatatatatatgtatgataataataataatatatgtaattcaaattgggtttagggtttttacgAAGTATTTgttgaaaagaatatttatgaGATTATTTAAAGTAGATTAATGAACTAATTAAGGATCAACCaatatgattattttagtttgaactTGGaaggaaataataaatatggtagaaattaatatatatatatatatatatatatatatatattatatatatatacagtaAAAATGGTagtaaataatgaaaaagaagcatttttaaaacatcaaaataaattaaaatatttacaagttaaagcaaaaaattatattttattgatgacATAAATTGATCGGTGGAAGctaaaaattttgatatatgttgtaaatatttttgtcaaatttactatttttgacaatttttctaacaaaaattatagcaaaggatagtttttaaataaatgtttactctagcaaatttaaaaattttaaatagtatttagggtaattaataataatcgAGTCTACGACAAGGtttcaaaaaaatctaaaatataacaaaatatatgttgCTAACTTCTATCCTTctctaacaaattttattaaatttataattttttttaaatattattattttaaatctgatggttatattttaaaaaacaatagcagtaaaaaaaaatgatcattttaTTGAGGGACTATTAAGCAAAACAAATCGAGACAGGTGGAATTTTCCAAGTTCTTATcctaaaaataagtaattttattattatcattaatattattattattgtgttacataattcaatttaaattatcctaagttcttataattttcatttgaatgtATACGTGGCAAGAGAGTAAAGGCTAACAAGAGAGAGCATGGCATTGTTGTTATTTGTAAAAAGATTAAGGATAGTTTAGAAAACAGACGGTCAAAAAGGCGTAACTCTTtcttattaatgataaaagcgaaagtatataataaaggaaaaatcCAAAGCGTGAAACGACACCGTTCTGATAAGTGTAAAGGGTAATTTGGTAAATGAAAAAGGGGAAACGGTGAATGGAGTGAGTGGGTGCACGAAACGCCCGTGCCTCCAATTCATATCCCACCACCTAATGTGTCACGTACTTCACTCCTTTAATTCacctttattttatattttcataaagtCTACAacacattattatatatatatacatcataaagttgttatatatacatatgtattatgtatgtaacaaaaggtaaatttattgataaatgtttgttgaaattatttacCTTTGAAATCTAAGACCTTAGAAAAGTAGTGGTAGGTACAAATTAAAGGTTAAATTATTTAAGCTTAAATGactattattgtttattgtaGTAATTGAATATATAGGCGAGGTTTTAGATTAGGGTGTGGATAGGTGTTTTATTATCGACCACGAATTCGAATTGTATGGGTTGGCATAACTAAAATTACGATTTAATCTATTGATATCAACATTCCTTTATGACTTAATAGAAtttgtttaatctttttatcgGTCtgcttttattctttttgtcgGAGATTGAATGAGACAcataattctattttattatccATATAATTGTCATTCTCATtgtgaaaaatgtaaataataaaaaagtttatttagtCAACTTAGAATAAATGCTTTATAGAAAGCACTTCACTTCAACCCGacaacatataaaagaaaaaaagaatatacgTCATATAGCAAAACGATAGTTGGACAAATGCATGGTTGAGCTACAAATAGATGAGTGTCGTCCACGATACACTTTTTCCTCTCTTAAATTTATGTAACGTCATACACAAAATGAGATATTCAAATTTGCATAGAAACATGTAAATTGTTGAATTATTCTTAGCCGTGAGGGTAAAACTTGAACTCAAGTTAGAAGGAAGGTTGATAAGCATGGTTACTATTAAGTTAtctacaaatattaaacattaattagttttattcaTACATGTTATATAAAGACGATAAAGTTGAGGGGAGCTCGAGTCCCTAAACCTATACTAAATCTACCGGTAGTCACGAGTGAATTAGAAATTTGGTTAGATGATAGATTCGTACGAATTAATGAGATCGAGAGGGTAGTTgaacaatttgaaattataaagataaaatataaagtgaggttaattaaactaattaaatcaactatatatataatgcaagaaaactcaattgatgactaaaaatattttaaattacacaAAGTGATTAAATCTGTAAGTTTACACGTGGCATTTAATTGAAGGCTACACCGACTTCAAGGGAATGGTGCACTGTCACATAttagctttttattttttagaatatagtCCAATATGCGCCAAAAACTTTAtggcatatatatatatatatatatttatgataagttgaactaattaaaatactagtattttttttttagttttgtttaggTTGAATTATCTGAATTTCCACCCAATATTATAATGTTAGATTTcagaaataataaatgaattcaatattgttgttttgttttatgaatttaaatatataaaaagtttttgtcttaataaaaataaattaaaaccctttttagtttgttctcactttctaatttttttcaccttttctcttttttattttaaatttgggatagagaattgaaaaatatatcaaacgAAAACTTTCTCTTAAACGataaaaaagttacaaagttattaagtttattatatataaagtcTATAGAAGTGTTGTAATGTTTTCGCACGTAATATATTGTTATGTTTAGTGATTATAAAGTAAAACTATCTAAAAACTTATAGATtagtgaaaattgaattttacaCGTACTTTATCGTTACGCTTTCGTCTAAGATTCTTTCTAAAAC
Coding sequences:
- the LOC101202905 gene encoding protein kinase PINOID 2, translating into MAGSIGRDEWSDYDSSCSSSITVPDSTRSWMSNLSFGSRRRSSSSAADGGGLENITSGTMMVKPHKANEVGWEAMRWLRRAKGEVGLEDFRLIRRVGSGDIGNVYLCEIRNPMVGLPKWFYAMKVVDREAVCVRNKERRADMEKEILKLLDHPFLPTLYAHFEASHYSCLVMEFCPGGDLYAARLRLPNKRFSIPSAKFYAAEIILALEYLHMMGIIYRDLKPENVLVREDGHIMLSDFDLCLKCDVVPKLLRSRTTASDRHVRSSSYSFSTSSSSCAAAPIQPVLSCFSLSRRQKSTTVTTITEHASDSIYSGEEFDPEPELIAEPINARSKSFVGTHEYLAPEVISGQGHGSGVDWWTLGIFLYEMLYGKTPFKGENNEKTLMNILKQPLKFPRIGISSSKEYEEMVKVEDLIKKLLVKNPKKRIGSLKGSVEIKRHEFFKGINWALIRSVRPPQIPNNNIINNLNYSKHPSNYLPKLSKKQRQQPYQIPNHHFDYF